The region TTTTTCGATGAAATTAAAAAAGCCTTGGAAGAAGACAGAATTGTCGAACTTCGAGGATTCGGAACCTTTGAGATTCGTACCCGTAAGGGACGTGAAAAGGCTCGTAATCCTAAAACGGGAGATATTGTCCCTGTTGATAACCATGGTGTTTGTGTTTTCCGTCCTGGAAAGGAATTAAAGACATTAGCTTGGCCATTGAGGAAATAATCATGGCCAAGGAACAAAACCTAAAAAGGGCCGTTTCGCTAATCTTAGTGGAAGTGGCCCTTCTTTCATTATCAGCATTATTATTTGCATTAAGCTTTCCCAGTTTTTTAAGCCTGGAAGGTTGGGGATTTTTGGGGTTCTTTGCATTAATACCTCTTGTCCCTGTTATTAAAAGATCCGGATGGATTAAGGCCTTTTTATATGGCCCACTTTATGCATTAATCACCTATTCTATTTTTAATTATTGGCTAACCAATTTTCATCCTGTTGCAGGACTTGTTGTTAATGTCATATATATGTTTTATTTTTTCTTTCTTTTTCCTGCCTTAAAG is a window of Spirochaeta cellobiosiphila DSM 17781 DNA encoding:
- a CDS encoding HU family DNA-binding protein, yielding MASAKLTKAEIIEEIFNEHGVNRKDIHAVIDAFFDEIKKALEEDRIVELRGFGTFEIRTRKGREKARNPKTGDIVPVDNHGVCVFRPGKELKTLAWPLRK